One part of the Chitinispirillales bacterium ANBcel5 genome encodes these proteins:
- a CDS encoding transposase: protein MSQSLTKLYTHIVFSTKNRVPFLADKMLRYQFHDYIGGVLRTLDTVPLVVGGVDDHIHILCVTSKNNAISKLVGETKRISSMWIKSRDVIYSSFYWQRGYSAFSVGRTEIDKTRNYISSQETHHQNDSFEDEYLRLLDENEMNYDLRYVWD, encoded by the coding sequence ATGTCACAATCCCTCACCAAACTCTATACGCATATTGTTTTTTCGACAAAAAACCGCGTACCTTTTTTAGCTGATAAAATGCTTCGTTACCAATTTCACGATTATATTGGCGGTGTTTTGAGGACCTTGGATACAGTGCCGTTGGTCGTTGGTGGTGTAGATGATCACATTCATATTCTATGTGTTACATCAAAGAATAACGCAATCTCAAAATTAGTAGGTGAAACCAAACGCATATCTTCCATGTGGATTAAATCCAGAGATGTTATTTACAGTAGTTTCTATTGGCAACGTGGTTACAGTGCTTTTTCTGTAGGACGAACTGAGATAGACAAGACGAGAAATTATATCTCCAGCCAGGAAACACATCATCAGAATGATTCTTTCGAGGATGAATACCTTCGTTTGTTGGATGAGAATGAAATGAATTATGATCTTCGATATGTTTGGGATTGA
- a CDS encoding cobyrinate a,c-diamide synthase: MKSNKQYAFMIAATGSGVGKTSVSTALCAAFIARGMSVQCFKAGPDFLDPTFSTALTGRPCYNLDIWMCGEEYCRELFEHKSEGADVVVVEGVMGLYDGADSSSDYGSSAHLARLLDIPVLLLIDVRGNARTAAAVVHGMVNFPNAPKVASVIANRVGSPAHGQIIDTALRSVNLSPLAGAVVRGAFPEIASRHLGLMPIDPLSVENRFYDNFAQAAEEHLAIDSILSLTEKRTASADDIITRKQIQEDTTKRVRMAIARDEAFFFYYADDLERLTSEGVELVPFSPLHDEILPHDIDALWIGGGYPEEHAAKLSRNSAMRSSIRQFAENGGVVYAECGGYMYIGNGIFDREEKYYEMCGVLPVKYSMRKKISRLSYAEVTFKTDTFFGPAGTECRGHEFHYSDIVARTEKSNAAYSVSYRKGGSTEEQGCSYKNVIAGYVHLHLSSHPFALKYFVSFVEKNITENL; the protein is encoded by the coding sequence TTGAAATCAAACAAACAATACGCATTTATGATTGCTGCTACCGGAAGCGGGGTGGGGAAAACCTCCGTGTCAACTGCTCTATGTGCGGCGTTTATAGCCCGCGGTATGAGTGTGCAGTGTTTTAAAGCCGGGCCTGATTTTCTTGATCCAACTTTCAGCACCGCGCTCACTGGCCGCCCATGCTACAATCTTGATATCTGGATGTGTGGCGAAGAATATTGCCGCGAGCTGTTTGAGCATAAGAGTGAAGGTGCCGATGTTGTCGTGGTAGAAGGGGTGATGGGGCTTTATGACGGAGCGGATTCATCATCGGATTACGGCAGTTCCGCTCATCTTGCACGCCTGCTTGATATCCCGGTGCTACTCCTTATTGATGTAAGGGGCAATGCCAGGACCGCCGCAGCAGTGGTGCATGGCATGGTTAACTTTCCAAATGCACCGAAGGTTGCCTCAGTGATTGCAAACAGGGTCGGAAGTCCGGCACATGGGCAGATTATTGATACTGCACTCCGTTCAGTTAACCTATCTCCACTCGCAGGAGCTGTTGTTCGCGGGGCTTTCCCGGAGATTGCCAGCAGACATCTCGGGTTAATGCCAATCGACCCTTTGTCAGTAGAGAATCGCTTCTATGATAATTTTGCTCAGGCTGCAGAAGAGCATCTTGCAATCGATTCGATCCTTTCGCTAACTGAAAAGAGAACTGCCTCTGCCGATGATATAATTACGAGAAAGCAAATACAGGAAGATACAACTAAACGGGTGCGTATGGCGATAGCCCGTGATGAAGCTTTCTTTTTCTATTATGCCGATGACCTTGAACGCCTTACCAGTGAAGGGGTAGAGTTGGTCCCCTTTTCTCCACTGCACGATGAGATATTGCCCCATGATATCGATGCACTATGGATTGGCGGAGGCTATCCCGAAGAGCATGCTGCAAAGCTGAGTCGTAACAGTGCAATGCGTAGCTCTATACGACAGTTTGCAGAGAATGGCGGCGTCGTGTATGCAGAATGTGGTGGGTATATGTACATTGGAAACGGGATTTTTGATCGTGAAGAGAAGTATTATGAGATGTGCGGTGTATTGCCGGTAAAGTATTCAATGCGGAAAAAAATTTCACGTCTCTCCTATGCAGAAGTGACGTTTAAGACGGACACTTTCTTTGGCCCTGCAGGTACTGAGTGCCGTGGTCATGAATTTCATTACTCTGATATCGTTGCCCGTACAGAAAAAAGCAATGCTGCATATTCTGTGTCATATCGAAAGGGTGGAAGTACAGAGGAGCAGGGGTGCAGTTATAAAAATGTGATTGCAGGCTATGTTCATCTGCATCTGTCTTCTCATCCGTTCGCACTGAAATATTTTGTCAGTTTTGTTGAAAAGAATATAACGGAGAACTTATAA
- a CDS encoding precorrin-8X methylmutase, giving the protein MNKQVMAGKAIECRSHQIIDRALRRFGYGGGDDEKVIVRRVVHATAEFSFSENLYIHSNAITRGVAALGAGSRLICDVRMLAAGCTHSPLPVQCALDVAGNAELATKKGITRSSAAFELLEDQLDGAIIAIGNAPTALRTVIALCTAPKGPSPALIIGMPVGFVDAKESKIALKTSGLVCITNTSRKGGSPAAAAVFNALCTLYKERSRV; this is encoded by the coding sequence GTGAATAAACAAGTGATGGCCGGAAAGGCTATAGAGTGCAGGAGTCATCAGATTATCGACCGGGCTCTCAGGCGGTTTGGGTATGGTGGCGGGGATGATGAAAAGGTGATAGTACGCCGTGTTGTTCATGCAACTGCAGAGTTTTCCTTTTCAGAAAACCTCTATATTCATTCGAATGCGATTACACGTGGGGTTGCGGCTCTTGGTGCAGGCAGTCGACTTATTTGTGATGTGAGAATGCTTGCAGCAGGATGTACCCATTCACCTTTACCGGTACAGTGTGCGCTGGATGTAGCGGGTAACGCTGAACTTGCGACTAAAAAAGGAATCACTCGCTCCTCTGCAGCATTTGAGCTGTTGGAAGATCAGTTGGATGGAGCTATCATTGCAATAGGTAATGCCCCGACTGCGCTTCGTACAGTGATTGCGCTTTGCACCGCTCCAAAAGGGCCATCACCGGCCTTAATTATCGGTATGCCAGTTGGATTCGTTGATGCAAAGGAGTCCAAAATTGCTTTGAAAACTTCGGGTCTTGTGTGTATCACCAATACCAGTCGCAAAGGGGGAAGCCCCGCAGCAGCAGCTGTTTTCAATGCTCTATGTACCTTATATAAAGAAAGGAGCAGGGTGTAA
- the cobI gene encoding precorrin-2 C(20)-methyltransferase, whose protein sequence is MKLLERKIITDHIKGPMDPSLPAILLAAFGSNSEAGRSTYEKIDKAFEQSFPDHRRIWGFTSKTVKKRMSERNTPIADVSEALEILRAEGVESCAVVPLFVIPGEEYERITGLKVSGMKIHTALPLLAGAQDIERVASLCLSMIQKDTATILAGHGNGSDSSLNAPLLSLERHIRKQSEHAFLATFDGEPGVASLEQFSSLSGQNRSIDVLPLLMVSGVHVEDDVLGEKPSSWKNILGDYELSILPSLGMHPGIQQVFIDHCSAALDTLTSRKAFKPQNGHFYAVGVGPGAPDLLTRRAETVIRAADVIIAPKSAVTTESLALETVADCLRPDQQILEHVYSMSRDLTRTMENWSQIARKVKEYCNEGKKVVQITLGDPHLYSTTAYLMSMLREQMDETLLHIIPGISAFQAAAASFTEPLTSQEDRMILMSAQDMDAVSDALERCETLVLYKCASVLDQLATLLEQKGLIDQARLVCYAEQEQQLVFNDIRDAVHTAKGYMATATIHVRRKSWAV, encoded by the coding sequence ATGAAACTGCTCGAGAGAAAAATTATTACTGATCATATAAAGGGACCAATGGACCCATCCCTTCCCGCGATTCTTCTCGCTGCGTTTGGAAGCAATTCTGAAGCCGGACGCAGCACCTATGAAAAGATCGATAAGGCGTTTGAACAGTCGTTTCCGGACCACCGTCGTATATGGGGGTTTACCTCCAAAACGGTGAAAAAGAGGATGAGTGAACGTAATACTCCGATAGCTGACGTTTCGGAAGCACTTGAGATACTGAGAGCTGAAGGTGTGGAGTCGTGTGCTGTTGTACCGCTGTTTGTTATTCCAGGCGAGGAGTACGAGCGTATCACCGGGCTAAAGGTTAGTGGAATGAAGATTCACACTGCACTTCCTTTACTTGCCGGCGCACAGGATATCGAGAGGGTAGCTTCACTGTGCCTTTCGATGATCCAAAAGGATACAGCCACAATTCTTGCAGGACACGGCAACGGATCTGATTCCAGTCTTAATGCCCCACTGCTGTCACTTGAACGCCATATCCGCAAACAGTCTGAACACGCCTTTCTCGCAACATTTGACGGGGAACCGGGTGTTGCATCGCTTGAACAGTTTAGCTCACTTTCGGGGCAGAATAGATCGATTGATGTACTGCCATTACTAATGGTAAGCGGAGTGCATGTGGAGGATGATGTTCTGGGCGAGAAACCTTCATCGTGGAAAAATATCCTTGGCGATTATGAGTTGAGTATTCTACCATCACTGGGGATGCATCCCGGAATACAACAAGTTTTTATTGACCATTGCAGCGCGGCACTTGATACCCTCACCAGTCGAAAAGCATTTAAACCACAGAACGGGCACTTCTATGCAGTAGGTGTGGGACCTGGTGCGCCGGATCTTCTGACAAGGCGGGCTGAGACTGTAATCAGAGCTGCGGATGTAATTATTGCCCCTAAATCTGCAGTAACCACCGAAAGCTTAGCATTGGAAACCGTTGCTGATTGTTTACGCCCTGATCAGCAGATTCTGGAGCATGTGTATTCGATGTCACGAGATCTGACCCGGACAATGGAAAACTGGTCGCAAATCGCCAGAAAAGTAAAAGAGTACTGTAATGAAGGGAAAAAAGTTGTACAGATCACGCTCGGTGATCCTCATCTTTACAGTACCACCGCTTATCTGATGAGTATGCTTAGAGAGCAGATGGATGAAACGCTTCTTCACATTATACCGGGGATCAGCGCTTTTCAGGCAGCTGCGGCTTCATTTACCGAACCTCTTACGAGTCAGGAGGACCGGATGATACTCATGAGTGCTCAGGATATGGATGCTGTAAGTGACGCGCTTGAACGGTGTGAAACATTGGTTCTGTACAAATGTGCTTCAGTGCTGGATCAGCTTGCCACTTTGCTTGAACAGAAGGGGCTTATCGATCAGGCAAGGCTGGTTTGTTACGCTGAACAGGAACAACAGCTTGTCTTTAACGATATTCGTGATGCGGTGCATACGGCAAAAGGATACATGGCTACAGCAACGATCCATGTGCGGCGCAAGAGCTGGGCTGTATGA
- the cbiD gene encoding cobalt-precorrin-5B (C(1))-methyltransferase CbiD produces MNGVQGRGRTGYTTGCCAAAAAKAAALALCKKETVKSVTVALPECRTVQITIESVWFDSTKGGASVRKDAGDDPDSTHGMLVSVELEQSDENRFYAGEGVGTVTLPGLTVAVGEPAINSMPRQMIVQAIQSVTREKMSITVSIPGGEAVASRTFNPRLGIEGGLSILGTTGIVRPFSTDAIAETIRCSLSIAAARGVKDPVLVPGNIGRNAALKIFPGSKNRIVEVGNAWDSAMQRIGAFGFRSFTVVGHPGKLVKLTQTVGDTHSSRSLRAVDILKNYLLDTGISVTEDRITTEDLLLSLDSPVREKLLKDACAQIALSLDKAVKTAAAVKCLCEEVVLVSMSGEVISGWKRGTKIE; encoded by the coding sequence ATGAACGGTGTGCAGGGAAGAGGGCGCACCGGTTACACCACCGGATGCTGTGCTGCAGCAGCTGCCAAGGCAGCAGCACTGGCACTATGCAAAAAAGAAACGGTGAAATCGGTAACAGTTGCCCTTCCTGAATGCAGGACAGTTCAAATTACTATTGAATCAGTATGGTTTGACAGTACAAAGGGGGGCGCGTCGGTTAGAAAAGATGCCGGAGATGATCCCGATTCTACTCATGGAATGCTTGTTTCTGTTGAGCTGGAGCAATCTGATGAAAATCGTTTCTATGCCGGGGAGGGAGTAGGGACTGTAACACTGCCAGGTCTCACCGTCGCGGTGGGTGAGCCGGCAATAAATTCTATGCCACGACAGATGATTGTGCAGGCTATACAGTCGGTAACCAGAGAAAAAATGAGCATAACAGTGTCGATCCCCGGGGGCGAGGCAGTTGCAAGTCGAACATTTAATCCACGTCTTGGAATAGAGGGTGGACTTTCTATACTTGGCACTACCGGTATAGTGCGCCCCTTTTCAACAGATGCTATCGCTGAGACGATCAGGTGTTCACTGAGCATCGCTGCTGCACGGGGAGTTAAAGATCCTGTTCTGGTTCCCGGTAATATCGGGCGTAATGCCGCACTAAAGATCTTTCCTGGCAGCAAGAATCGAATTGTTGAGGTTGGAAATGCCTGGGATAGTGCAATGCAGCGTATTGGTGCGTTTGGTTTTCGTAGCTTTACTGTGGTCGGTCATCCGGGAAAGCTTGTAAAGCTTACACAAACAGTGGGGGATACCCACTCGTCACGATCTCTTCGGGCGGTTGATATACTCAAGAACTATCTGCTGGATACAGGAATCTCTGTAACTGAAGATCGTATCACCACCGAAGACCTGCTTCTATCACTCGATTCGCCCGTTCGTGAAAAGCTGCTTAAGGACGCGTGTGCACAAATCGCACTATCACTTGATAAGGCTGTGAAGACAGCTGCTGCAGTAAAGTGTCTCTGTGAAGAGGTGGTGCTGGTATCCATGAGTGGGGAGGTAATCTCAGGATGGAAAAGAGGTACAAAAATTGAATAG
- the cbiE gene encoding precorrin-6y C5,15-methyltransferase (decarboxylating) subunit CbiE, which produces MNRGWYFTIAGCGPGSSDYLTQAVSNAVEESEIVVGSRRLCELFTSFKGEIITTSDLSHVKSVIDSARKKGQRVTVLVSGDPMVSSLATPLRIAYPDEYRIVSGISAVQVAAAAVGVDWTSAEILSAHAVTNAVDYDLLLRKGALILLAGNRKHIAWINSLHQALKDSYTLFILKNLTLKTESIDVYCDANITEEIIAGLTILIWKRAKEKQ; this is translated from the coding sequence TTGAATAGAGGGTGGTATTTTACAATCGCAGGGTGCGGTCCCGGGTCAAGCGATTATCTTACACAGGCGGTTAGCAACGCTGTAGAGGAGAGCGAAATCGTTGTTGGGTCAAGGCGTTTATGTGAACTATTTACATCCTTTAAAGGAGAGATAATTACCACATCCGATCTGAGCCATGTTAAAAGTGTGATTGATTCAGCTCGTAAAAAGGGCCAAAGGGTTACAGTGCTTGTTTCAGGAGACCCGATGGTGTCAAGTCTTGCGACTCCTTTAAGAATTGCCTATCCTGATGAGTATCGTATTGTTAGTGGAATAAGTGCCGTGCAGGTAGCAGCCGCAGCTGTGGGTGTTGATTGGACCAGCGCAGAGATTCTTTCGGCTCATGCTGTGACCAACGCGGTGGATTACGATCTGCTTTTGAGAAAAGGCGCATTGATCCTGCTTGCGGGTAACAGAAAACATATCGCATGGATAAACTCACTGCATCAGGCGCTAAAGGATAGTTATACACTTTTTATCCTTAAAAATCTAACACTTAAAACTGAATCGATAGACGTTTATTGTGATGCAAATATAACTGAAGAGATTATTGCAGGGCTTACCATTCTTATTTGGAAAAGAGCGAAGGAGAAACAATGA
- the cobM gene encoding precorrin-4 C(11)-methyltransferase — translation MKLYFVGAGPGDPELLTLKAARLLSECVCCIYAGSLVPETVTGMVNKDAVLYDSSRMTLDQIIATMKSYADKDCTVVRLHTGEPSLYGAIGEQMARLDACGIEYEIVPGVSSYQAAAAALKCELTVPGGSQTVILSRVAGRTPVPKEQSLGNIAPLKATLCLFLSVGAMDTIVKELSPHYGSDCPVAVVMYASRKNQKVVRGTLITIAEQIAKSDIKKTAMVIIGEALSGSQSESYLYNKFFSHEYRDAQS, via the coding sequence ATGAAACTCTATTTTGTAGGAGCGGGGCCGGGTGATCCGGAACTGCTCACGCTAAAAGCAGCCCGCCTGCTCTCCGAATGCGTCTGCTGTATTTATGCCGGATCACTTGTTCCCGAGACGGTAACTGGTATGGTGAATAAGGATGCTGTTCTTTATGATTCCTCGCGTATGACACTTGATCAGATTATTGCTACTATGAAAAGTTATGCTGATAAGGATTGTACGGTGGTGAGGCTTCACACCGGAGAACCGTCATTGTACGGGGCTATCGGTGAACAGATGGCACGACTGGATGCCTGTGGTATAGAGTATGAGATCGTTCCGGGTGTCTCATCATATCAGGCAGCTGCTGCAGCACTCAAATGTGAACTTACCGTCCCCGGTGGATCACAGACCGTAATTCTTTCAAGGGTTGCCGGAAGAACACCTGTTCCAAAAGAACAATCCCTTGGGAATATCGCACCACTAAAAGCTACTCTTTGCCTTTTTCTGTCGGTTGGTGCAATGGATACAATTGTTAAAGAACTTTCTCCTCATTACGGCAGTGACTGTCCTGTTGCTGTGGTGATGTATGCATCCCGGAAGAATCAAAAGGTAGTGAGAGGTACTCTCATTACTATAGCTGAGCAGATTGCAAAATCTGATATAAAGAAAACTGCTATGGTTATTATAGGGGAAGCATTGAGTGGTAGTCAATCGGAATCGTACCTGTATAACAAATTTTTCTCCCATGAGTATCGTGATGCGCAGTCATGA
- a CDS encoding cobalamin biosynthesis protein — MRSHEEFMVKVAIIAHSPQGAMIAEQVCSRFSGAVLYLHKDLQPVFGSLPFESIFELISSSFNKYSGIIYIGPSGVIVRAIAPHIKSKLSDPAVVCVDAAGLWCMSILSGHEGGANELTVAVANATGAEPIITTTTEALKPYYIGVGCRRDTSSENIVELIHDGLSQISLTLESVRYIASSVIKSNERGLIKAALSCGVPLRFIPDWCIRQFAGMVTVSERVMSQFNLPAVAEPSALAAGRNTTLVLKRIQKNGVTVAIARENSTWSE, encoded by the coding sequence ATGCGCAGTCATGAAGAGTTCATGGTGAAGGTAGCAATCATTGCTCATAGTCCGCAGGGGGCGATGATTGCAGAGCAGGTCTGTTCCCGCTTTTCGGGAGCGGTACTGTATCTGCATAAGGATCTGCAACCGGTTTTTGGCTCTCTACCTTTTGAGTCGATCTTTGAGCTCATCTCTTCTTCCTTTAACAAATACAGCGGAATAATCTATATCGGCCCATCAGGTGTGATCGTACGGGCTATCGCGCCTCATATCAAAAGTAAGCTCAGTGACCCTGCAGTTGTATGTGTTGATGCAGCAGGGTTATGGTGTATGTCGATTCTTTCGGGGCATGAGGGGGGAGCCAATGAATTAACTGTTGCGGTAGCAAACGCAACAGGTGCAGAGCCAATCATCACCACCACAACTGAAGCACTAAAACCCTACTACATAGGGGTGGGATGCAGACGGGATACATCAAGTGAAAATATTGTTGAGCTTATCCATGATGGACTAAGCCAGATTTCGCTTACACTCGAATCTGTAAGATATATCGCTTCATCGGTTATTAAATCAAACGAGCGGGGACTTATTAAAGCAGCTCTGTCCTGCGGAGTGCCGTTGCGTTTCATACCCGACTGGTGTATAAGGCAGTTTGCAGGAATGGTAACTGTTTCAGAGCGGGTGATGTCACAGTTTAATTTACCGGCAGTCGCGGAACCATCAGCACTTGCCGCAGGAAGGAACACAACATTAGTACTCAAACGCATTCAGAAAAACGGAGTGACCGTTGCGATAGCAAGGGAAAACTCTACCTGGTCGGAATAG
- the cobJ gene encoding precorrin-3B C(17)-methyltransferase, producing the protein MGPGNKLDRTHRAEKAVLDSDIIVGYAPYLESIADLTSGKQCYSSGMRKEIERCTGAVEYACNGHTVSVISSGDSGIYGMAGLVLEILHRKGLDIPVEVVCGVSAANAAAAALGAPLMNDFAVISLSDLLVPLERIKKRLEALAALDMVTVIYNPKSKTRTEPFEMMVSIFSAHRSAETAVGIVTKASSEDEEVVTVTTLGKLRECQIGMSTTIIIGSGDVALLDGRMVSLRGYRLDGNRADHE; encoded by the coding sequence ATAGGTCCGGGCAATAAACTCGACAGAACACACAGGGCAGAAAAAGCTGTCCTTGATTCCGATATCATCGTTGGCTATGCGCCCTATCTTGAAAGTATCGCTGATCTTACATCTGGTAAACAGTGCTATTCAAGTGGCATGCGAAAAGAGATTGAAAGGTGTACCGGTGCTGTGGAGTATGCCTGCAACGGCCACACTGTATCGGTGATCTCTTCGGGTGACAGCGGAATCTATGGTATGGCTGGTTTGGTGCTTGAGATTCTTCACCGAAAAGGGCTAGACATTCCCGTTGAGGTGGTGTGTGGTGTAAGCGCGGCAAATGCAGCAGCTGCAGCGCTTGGGGCCCCACTTATGAATGATTTCGCGGTGATAAGTCTTTCAGATCTTCTTGTGCCACTGGAGAGGATAAAAAAGCGGTTGGAAGCACTTGCGGCTCTGGATATGGTCACAGTGATCTATAACCCTAAGAGTAAAACAAGGACTGAACCGTTTGAGATGATGGTTTCGATCTTCAGTGCACACCGGAGCGCTGAGACTGCCGTGGGAATTGTGACAAAGGCAAGCAGCGAAGATGAAGAGGTGGTGACAGTTACAACTCTGGGGAAATTGAGAGAGTGCCAAATCGGGATGAGCACTACGATAATTATTGGCTCTGGTGATGTAGCGCTTCTGGATGGGCGAATGGTTTCATTGCGGGGATACAGGCTGGATGGCAACAGAGCAGATCATGAATAG